Proteins found in one Acinetobacter sp. XH1741 genomic segment:
- a CDS encoding NUDIX domain-containing protein, producing MKIITVAAAVILNEQNELLLVRKRNTQAFMQVGGKLEPNEAPEMAIQREILEEIGSSCVIEQFIGRFETAAANEPDHTLISHLYLVRLEQSPQIAAEIAEMKWIKFNDSETKLAPLTKEIVIPWCEQNLSTTL from the coding sequence GTGAAAATAATTACGGTTGCTGCTGCAGTGATCTTAAATGAACAAAATGAGTTATTGCTTGTCAGAAAGCGTAATACACAAGCTTTTATGCAAGTCGGCGGTAAGCTGGAGCCGAATGAGGCTCCAGAAATGGCGATACAACGTGAAATCTTGGAAGAAATAGGTAGCTCGTGCGTAATAGAGCAGTTTATAGGACGTTTTGAGACAGCAGCTGCTAATGAACCGGACCATACGTTGATTAGCCATTTGTATTTAGTTCGATTGGAACAATCTCCACAAATTGCAGCGGAAATTGCTGAAATGAAGTGGATAAAATTTAATGATTCAGAGACTAAACTTGCACCACTCACCAAAGAAATTGTAATTCCATGGTGTGAGCAGAATTTATCTACAACTTTATAA
- the recG gene encoding ATP-dependent DNA helicase RecG, translating into MTSVHQLQGVGSASAALLEKLNIFTTDDLLFHLPRDYEDRSTIIPMNQLVVGRSYLLEGEVKSVDFPPGKRKSMAALIQDEFGKVTLRFYHIYKNLTDKIKPGHRLRIFGEVRVGARGLELYHPEIQLINEHTPLPKTQLTAIYPSTDGLTQPKLREYVKQALKHHSDALPELLPKQYTNGYALKEALHYIHEPPVDANMLQLAEGSHPAQQRLIFEELVAHQISLLTRRAYIRQIASPAFPSSKVLAKKLLEGLPFQMTNAQKRVSKEILNDLKKHQPMLRLVQGDVGAGKTLVAAVAACHALEADWQVALMAPTEILAEQHYLNFKRWFEPLGIKVAWLSGKQKGKARAQAEQQIKEGHAELIVGTHALFQDNVEFAKLGLVIIDEQHRFGVDQRLALRNKGAEQLTPHQLVMTATPIPRTLAMSAYGDLDTSIIDELPPGRTPIQTVTIPLDRREEVLHRIATNCREGKQAYWVCTLVEQSETLDAQAAEATYQEMKERFPELNIGLVHGKMKADEKQAVMQAFKNNELQLLIATTVIEVGVDVPNASIMVIENAERLGLSQLHQLRGRVGRGAKASFCVLLYKPPLSQNGQERLSILRESNDGFVIAEKDLELRGPGELLGTKQTGDMGFRVARLERDDHLLSQAHYVAEQVLKSYPEQADALLKRWLPEAPRYAYV; encoded by the coding sequence ATGACTTCAGTCCATCAGTTACAAGGCGTTGGATCGGCTTCAGCAGCCCTACTCGAAAAACTAAATATTTTTACCACAGATGATTTACTGTTTCATCTGCCGCGTGATTATGAAGATCGCAGTACCATTATTCCTATGAATCAATTGGTGGTTGGCCGTAGTTATTTACTTGAGGGTGAAGTCAAATCTGTTGATTTCCCTCCTGGTAAACGTAAATCTATGGCTGCATTAATACAAGATGAATTTGGTAAGGTGACTTTACGCTTTTATCATATTTATAAGAATTTAACCGATAAAATAAAACCGGGCCATCGATTACGTATTTTTGGTGAAGTTCGTGTAGGTGCGAGGGGGCTTGAGCTTTATCATCCAGAAATTCAGCTCATTAATGAACATACACCTCTACCAAAAACCCAGCTCACGGCAATTTACCCGAGTACTGATGGCTTAACCCAACCCAAGTTACGTGAATATGTTAAACAAGCTTTGAAACATCATAGTGATGCTTTACCAGAGTTGCTTCCCAAACAATATACAAACGGATATGCACTCAAAGAAGCTTTACATTACATTCATGAACCTCCTGTCGATGCCAATATGCTTCAATTGGCCGAAGGTTCTCACCCTGCTCAGCAGCGCCTTATTTTTGAAGAACTGGTCGCACATCAAATTAGTCTACTCACACGACGTGCTTATATTCGCCAAATTGCATCGCCTGCTTTCCCGAGCAGCAAAGTACTCGCAAAAAAACTTTTAGAAGGTCTACCCTTCCAAATGACCAATGCACAAAAGCGTGTATCCAAAGAAATTTTAAATGATTTAAAAAAACACCAACCTATGCTGCGTTTAGTACAAGGTGACGTGGGTGCAGGGAAAACCTTAGTGGCCGCAGTGGCCGCATGTCATGCATTAGAAGCCGATTGGCAAGTTGCATTAATGGCACCGACCGAAATTTTGGCAGAACAACATTATTTAAATTTTAAACGCTGGTTTGAACCTTTAGGTATTAAGGTAGCTTGGTTATCGGGTAAACAAAAAGGTAAAGCTCGAGCGCAAGCTGAACAACAAATTAAAGAAGGACATGCCGAACTCATTGTGGGTACTCATGCCTTATTTCAAGATAACGTTGAGTTCGCCAAATTAGGACTGGTTATTATTGATGAGCAGCACCGTTTCGGGGTCGATCAGCGATTGGCCTTACGTAATAAAGGCGCTGAACAGCTCACGCCACATCAGCTGGTGATGACTGCAACTCCTATTCCTAGAACACTGGCAATGAGTGCCTATGGTGATTTAGATACATCAATTATTGATGAATTACCGCCAGGCCGTACCCCCATTCAGACAGTGACTATTCCTCTAGATCGCCGCGAAGAAGTGTTGCATCGAATTGCTACAAACTGTAGAGAAGGTAAACAAGCTTACTGGGTATGTACTCTTGTGGAGCAATCCGAAACTTTAGATGCTCAAGCTGCCGAAGCAACTTACCAAGAAATGAAAGAGCGTTTTCCCGAACTTAATATTGGTTTAGTGCATGGCAAAATGAAAGCTGATGAAAAGCAAGCTGTCATGCAAGCATTTAAGAATAATGAATTACAGCTCTTGATTGCGACGACTGTGATTGAAGTTGGTGTAGATGTACCTAATGCGTCTATTATGGTCATTGAAAATGCTGAACGATTGGGACTTTCACAGTTACACCAATTACGTGGTCGTGTAGGACGAGGTGCAAAAGCCAGTTTTTGTGTTCTCCTTTATAAACCACCTCTTTCACAAAATGGCCAAGAAAGACTTTCAATTTTAAGAGAAAGTAATGATGGCTTTGTGATTGCAGAAAAAGACCTTGAATTACGAGGACCAGGCGAACTCTTAGGAACAAAACAAACAGGTGATATGGGGTTTAGAGTAGCGCGTTTAGAACGTGATGACCATTTACTAAGCCAAGCACATTATGTTGCAGAACAGGTTTTAAAAAGTTATCCAGAGCAAGCTGATGCACTCTTGAAGCGTTGGCTCCCTGAAGCTCCTCGATACGCTTATGTTTAA
- a CDS encoding putative solute-binding protein yields the protein MKKICLALLLSITSVASWAEDQVWCAYDPIGTQGDITRRLNDIRLYAQQYQVKFKVVSYQKEQQAIQAFDDGKCSGLAASNFNTYQYNHFMGSTSGIGLIPNNKTARNLLQLLNHPTIEKKLINQDYEAVGMIPVGTAYMIMKNKKISKVAQLRGQRVGVLANNPPQQALVRSVGAQPVYVDLSNAITQFQQNKIDIMPAPIYGLLPYNLQKDFGPNTQVINFPLAYFGVNLIIKPQAYPANFGRKIRAWFVQNSQLLTNRAIQWENHLPAYYWVDVSFYEKQSYDIMVAKIRNQYVRSGYYDAYFVELMKRLRCIDDPRYFECSMRR from the coding sequence GTGAAAAAAATTTGTTTGGCTCTTCTTTTGAGCATAACCTCAGTTGCGAGTTGGGCAGAGGATCAGGTGTGGTGCGCATATGATCCTATAGGTACCCAAGGCGATATTACACGTCGTTTAAATGACATTCGTTTATATGCCCAGCAATATCAAGTCAAATTCAAAGTGGTGAGTTATCAAAAAGAGCAGCAAGCGATTCAGGCTTTTGATGATGGCAAATGCTCAGGCTTAGCAGCCAGTAACTTTAATACGTATCAATACAACCACTTTATGGGAAGTACCTCCGGTATTGGCCTTATACCTAATAACAAGACTGCCCGAAATCTATTGCAGCTTTTAAATCATCCTACAATTGAGAAAAAATTAATTAACCAAGATTATGAAGCAGTTGGAATGATTCCAGTAGGAACTGCTTATATGATCATGAAAAATAAAAAAATATCAAAAGTAGCACAGCTTAGGGGACAGCGAGTTGGAGTTTTAGCCAATAACCCACCCCAGCAAGCTTTGGTAAGAAGCGTAGGGGCACAGCCTGTATATGTTGATTTATCAAATGCCATTACACAGTTTCAGCAAAATAAAATCGATATTATGCCTGCACCCATTTATGGGCTTTTACCTTATAACTTACAGAAAGATTTTGGGCCAAACACTCAAGTGATTAACTTTCCATTGGCTTATTTCGGTGTAAATTTAATTATTAAGCCACAAGCTTATCCAGCTAATTTTGGAAGAAAAATTCGAGCTTGGTTTGTGCAAAATAGTCAGCTATTAACGAATCGGGCCATACAATGGGAAAATCATTTACCAGCTTACTATTGGGTGGATGTTTCTTTTTACGAGAAGCAGAGTTATGACATTATGGTGGCAAAAATACGCAACCAATATGTTCGCTCTGGATATTATGATGCATATTTTGTGGAATTAATGAAACGCTTACGTTGTATTGATGATCCGCGTTATTTTGAATGTTCGATGCGTAGATAA
- a CDS encoding NAD-dependent epimerase/dehydratase family protein: MHILFIGYGKTSQRVAKQLFETGHQITTISRSEKTDPYGTHLVQDIFTLDLSEIAPVDVVYILLSPDDSTVEGYHHTYVESIEPIRQALKCHPIKRLIVVSSTRVYGENSGETIDDHSEIHPNDAQGHILHNMELLWQKYFPTQCVVVRPTGIYGASVDRLKRMAEYTQNYPNIHYSNRIHIDDLAKFLAFLADFEKPHKSYIVANNAPVPLHEVLLWFQSQLDLPLLTLDSAHVSGKKIYAKYLFETGFQLEHPICFNDYLLCLNAHGAN; encoded by the coding sequence ATGCATATATTATTTATCGGTTATGGTAAAACATCTCAGCGTGTTGCTAAACAACTATTTGAGACAGGACATCAAATTACCACAATCAGCCGTAGTGAGAAAACGGATCCTTACGGGACACACCTCGTACAGGATATTTTTACGCTCGATTTAAGTGAAATAGCGCCTGTAGATGTAGTGTATATATTACTTTCTCCAGACGATAGTACGGTTGAAGGTTATCATCATACCTATGTTGAAAGTATTGAACCCATTCGTCAGGCTTTAAAATGTCATCCAATCAAAAGATTGATTGTGGTGTCATCTACTCGGGTTTATGGTGAAAATTCCGGCGAAACTATTGATGATCATAGTGAGATCCACCCGAACGATGCCCAAGGGCATATCCTTCACAACATGGAATTACTCTGGCAAAAATATTTTCCGACACAATGTGTGGTTGTGCGCCCGACAGGGATTTATGGTGCTTCGGTCGATCGATTAAAACGAATGGCTGAATACACGCAGAATTATCCGAATATTCACTACAGTAATCGTATTCATATTGATGATTTGGCGAAATTTTTAGCATTTTTAGCCGATTTTGAAAAACCGCATAAGAGTTATATTGTGGCGAATAATGCACCCGTGCCATTACATGAAGTATTACTCTGGTTTCAAAGCCAGTTAGATTTACCACTCCTGACTTTAGATTCAGCTCATGTTTCTGGTAAGAAAATTTATGCAAAATATTTATTTGAAACAGGTTTTCAGCTTGAGCATCCGATTTGCTTTAATGACTATTTATTATGTTTAAATGCTCATGGTGCAAATTAA
- a CDS encoding acyl-CoA thioesterase II, with protein sequence MNALTQELVELLTLEKLEENIYRGISRNLVGKRVFGGQVLGQALRAASYTTDRPAHSMHAYFLYGGDINAPIIYEVDRLRDGKSFVSRQVRAIQHGRIIFSAMVSFANPEEGLNYQHPEPDYPAPETLKSENELKEGILNFVPENVRASFMRERHVEIRPIDPVNPFQPQPEAPFNAHYIRTHDRIPKQLDDIALHQAIVAFYSDFTLMTTALRPHGLSYISPSLQCASIDHAIYFHRPLRADEWMLYDMEATVSAASRGLNFGRMWQNGQLVCSTVQEGLIRLREIETQ encoded by the coding sequence ATGAATGCGTTAACCCAAGAACTGGTTGAGCTACTCACTTTAGAAAAGCTTGAAGAAAATATTTACCGTGGAATTAGCCGTAATTTGGTCGGTAAACGTGTTTTTGGAGGTCAGGTTTTAGGGCAGGCACTGCGCGCTGCTTCTTATACAACCGATCGCCCTGCGCATTCTATGCATGCTTACTTTTTGTATGGTGGCGATATTAATGCCCCAATCATCTATGAAGTTGATCGTTTACGTGATGGAAAAAGCTTTGTCAGCCGTCAAGTACGTGCAATTCAGCATGGGCGAATCATCTTTTCGGCGATGGTGTCTTTTGCCAATCCTGAAGAAGGGTTGAACTACCAACATCCAGAACCAGACTACCCAGCTCCCGAAACTTTAAAGTCAGAAAATGAACTAAAAGAAGGTATTCTTAATTTTGTACCTGAAAATGTTCGTGCAAGTTTTATGCGTGAGCGCCATGTTGAAATCCGTCCGATTGATCCAGTCAATCCATTTCAACCACAGCCTGAAGCACCGTTTAATGCGCACTACATCCGTACGCATGACCGTATTCCAAAACAGCTTGATGACATTGCCTTGCATCAAGCAATTGTAGCGTTTTACTCAGACTTTACGCTGATGACAACAGCTTTAAGACCACATGGCTTAAGTTATATTTCTCCAAGCTTACAGTGTGCCAGTATCGACCATGCGATTTACTTCCATCGCCCACTTCGTGCCGATGAGTGGATGCTCTATGACATGGAAGCAACAGTGAGCGCAGCTTCTCGCGGTTTGAATTTTGGACGTATGTGGCAAAATGGGCAACTCGTATGTAGTACGGTGCAAGAAGGTTTAATCCGTTTGCGGGAAATTGAAACGCAATAA
- a CDS encoding TIGR00730 family Rossman fold protein, translated as MNSICIFCGSSLGSDPIFQQIAQLTGQTIAKQGKTLVYGGGRSGLMGVVADSALEAGGQVIGVIPRALVDRELAHPGLTRLYVVENMHERKTKMADLSDGFIALPGGAGTLEEIFEQWTWAQLGIHQKPCAFLNVAGFYEDLLKMIQGTVDKGFSQARFADKLIASDKIEDILQQFEQYQPPAPKWTNADVQP; from the coding sequence ATGAATTCAATTTGTATTTTCTGTGGTTCATCACTTGGTTCAGATCCAATCTTTCAACAAATTGCTCAATTAACCGGCCAAACTATTGCCAAACAAGGAAAAACACTTGTTTATGGTGGTGGTCGTTCAGGTTTAATGGGCGTAGTCGCGGATAGTGCTTTAGAAGCCGGCGGGCAGGTCATTGGAGTCATTCCTCGTGCTTTGGTCGATCGCGAGTTGGCTCATCCTGGACTGACAAGACTTTATGTTGTCGAGAATATGCATGAGCGTAAGACCAAAATGGCAGATCTGTCGGACGGTTTTATTGCTTTACCAGGTGGGGCAGGTACATTGGAAGAAATCTTTGAACAATGGACATGGGCACAATTAGGTATTCATCAAAAGCCGTGTGCTTTTCTAAATGTAGCGGGCTTTTATGAAGATTTGCTTAAAATGATTCAAGGAACTGTAGATAAAGGTTTTAGCCAAGCACGATTCGCTGATAAATTGATCGCATCGGATAAAATTGAGGATATTCTTCAGCAATTTGAACAGTATCAGCCGCCTGCTCCTAAATGGACTAATGCAGATGTTCAACCATAA
- the plsB gene encoding glycerol-3-phosphate 1-O-acyltransferase PlsB: MSKSGFGQMYRRLSSKLLDLVVTPHVLGEVPTEPVSETTETEEKTERQKVVCYVLQNHSRSNALVVDGETRRLNLKPALDPLVIGSHQEKASVLFLQHNDENNLLNPPPHAFPPRLIKLIEVLQANPELDIELVPVTVLWGRSPDKEDSWFKLLFSDTWATPSTVKQLVNIGLHGRQSYLEFHEPQSLRDLVEYAQKHYPNLSPATYIVSTLNDYLDRQREVVLGPDLSDRRNVMQSVVKSRDVQEAIRRESIRGKISMLEAERRAIGYVNEIVSDYSHSAVRFADLALTRLWTQLYDGVEVHNFSTVRELAKDYEIVYTPCHRSHIDYLLLSYVIYRRGLMVPYIAAGDNLNLPFVGQLLRGGGAFFIRRSFRGNGLYTTVFKEYLYSILSRNTPLEYFIEGGRSRTGRLLPPKTGMLAMTVHSHLRGRTKPIVFVPTYIGYERLMEGSTYVGEMQGKPKEAESIFGIVKTLRKIERIFGKVHVNFGEPVFLDDLLKQHNAENVYIEKNDDPIPQAVSDAVNSSAHAILENINRAVVINPVSLLSIILLATPKHTLDEEICIKQLEAYRNLASNFPYDQRTEVTPLSGKEIIAYGLKLKLIKRVQHALGDIIAIEDNQAVLLTYFRNNILHAFVLPSLVASLVEHNGKISRSDLNNVIYTLYPFLKAELFLKWKSSELKEQIEQYADALVQSNLIQQDDEGNLISSAPNTEEHNQLVVLATPVKQSLERYYMTLALITQRGSGNISAKQVEELSHLLGQRLSVLYEFNSPEFFDKALFQSFLKVLTQQNYIRTNDQGQIEFDDNFRQMAAGAQLVLDEVTLQMLQHITTFSDEELKEALEAMASQQAKRRLKRKKS, from the coding sequence ATGTCCAAGAGTGGGTTTGGTCAAATGTATCGTCGGCTTTCGAGTAAGCTACTTGACCTCGTGGTAACACCACATGTTCTTGGGGAAGTTCCTACTGAACCAGTATCAGAAACAACGGAAACAGAAGAAAAGACTGAACGCCAAAAAGTGGTGTGTTATGTCTTACAAAACCACTCTCGTAGTAATGCTTTAGTGGTGGATGGGGAAACTCGTCGCTTAAATTTAAAACCAGCTTTAGATCCATTAGTGATTGGTTCTCATCAGGAAAAAGCATCGGTTTTATTTTTACAGCATAATGATGAAAATAACTTATTAAATCCCCCTCCTCATGCGTTTCCCCCTCGTTTAATTAAACTGATCGAAGTTTTACAAGCAAATCCTGAGCTCGACATTGAACTGGTTCCCGTAACCGTTTTATGGGGCCGCTCTCCAGATAAAGAAGATTCTTGGTTTAAGCTATTATTCTCAGATACATGGGCAACACCAAGCACCGTTAAGCAGCTTGTAAATATTGGTTTACATGGTCGCCAGTCTTATTTGGAATTCCATGAACCACAGTCTTTACGTGACCTCGTTGAATATGCTCAAAAGCATTATCCAAACCTTTCACCAGCGACTTATATTGTTAGCACTTTAAATGACTATCTTGACCGTCAACGCGAAGTTGTCTTAGGTCCTGACTTATCAGATCGCCGTAATGTGATGCAGTCAGTTGTAAAATCTCGTGATGTGCAAGAAGCAATCCGTCGTGAAAGTATTCGCGGCAAAATTAGTATGCTTGAGGCAGAACGTCGTGCGATTGGGTATGTCAATGAAATCGTATCTGACTATTCACACTCGGCAGTACGCTTTGCAGATTTGGCATTAACACGCCTATGGACTCAGCTTTATGATGGCGTAGAAGTTCATAACTTCAGTACTGTTCGTGAACTCGCGAAAGATTACGAGATTGTTTATACACCGTGTCACCGTAGCCATATTGACTACTTATTATTGTCTTATGTGATTTATAGACGTGGCCTAATGGTTCCGTATATTGCTGCCGGCGATAACCTGAACTTACCTTTCGTAGGTCAGCTTTTACGTGGTGGAGGTGCCTTCTTTATTCGCCGCTCTTTCCGTGGCAATGGTCTTTACACCACTGTATTTAAAGAATATTTATATAGCATTCTTTCTCGCAACACACCACTTGAATACTTTATTGAAGGTGGACGTTCACGTACAGGCCGTTTATTACCACCGAAAACCGGTATGCTTGCCATGACGGTTCATAGTCATTTACGTGGTCGCACAAAGCCAATTGTGTTTGTCCCAACTTACATTGGTTATGAGCGCCTTATGGAAGGTTCGACTTACGTAGGCGAAATGCAAGGTAAGCCAAAAGAAGCTGAGTCTATTTTTGGTATTGTAAAAACATTACGAAAAATTGAACGCATTTTCGGTAAAGTACACGTTAACTTTGGTGAACCCGTTTTCCTTGATGATTTGCTTAAACAGCATAATGCAGAAAATGTCTACATCGAGAAAAATGACGACCCAATTCCTCAAGCCGTTTCAGATGCAGTAAATAGCTCTGCACATGCAATTTTAGAAAATATTAACCGTGCAGTTGTCATTAATCCGGTTTCTTTACTCTCTATTATTTTGCTTGCAACTCCAAAGCATACGCTTGATGAAGAAATCTGTATTAAACAGCTTGAAGCTTACCGCAATTTAGCATCAAATTTCCCTTACGATCAGCGCACAGAAGTAACGCCATTATCGGGTAAGGAAATCATTGCTTATGGTTTAAAACTTAAACTTATTAAGCGCGTACAACATGCACTCGGCGATATTATTGCGATTGAAGATAACCAAGCAGTTCTCCTCACTTATTTCCGTAACAACATTTTGCATGCTTTCGTTCTCCCTTCATTGGTTGCATCGCTTGTTGAACACAACGGAAAAATCAGTCGTTCAGATTTAAACAATGTCATCTATACGCTTTATCCATTCTTAAAAGCCGAACTATTCCTTAAGTGGAAAAGTAGTGAACTTAAAGAACAGATTGAGCAATATGCAGATGCATTGGTTCAATCAAATCTTATTCAACAAGATGATGAAGGCAATTTGATTAGCTCTGCACCAAATACTGAAGAGCATAATCAACTTGTTGTATTAGCAACACCTGTGAAGCAAAGTCTTGAACGTTATTACATGACTTTAGCGCTTATTACTCAGCGTGGTTCGGGCAATATTTCAGCGAAACAAGTTGAAGAGTTAAGTCATTTACTCGGGCAACGTTTATCTGTTCTTTATGAATTTAATTCTCCAGAGTTCTTTGATAAAGCATTGTTCCAAAGCTTCTTAAAAGTGCTCACTCAACAAAATTACATTCGTACTAACGACCAAGGCCAAATCGAATTTGATGATAATTTCCGTCAAATGGCAGCAGGCGCACAATTAGTACTTGATGAAGTAACGTTACAGATGTTGCAACACATCACGACTTTTAGTGATGAAGAGCTAAAAGAAGCTCTTGAGGCGATGGCATCTCAACAAGCGAAACGCCGTTTAAAACGCAAAAAATCTTAA
- a CDS encoding dicarboxylate/amino acid:cation symporter — protein sequence MPTEKNNVDMNLNTQILIAAILGLAFGFLLTLYPDTAFVKHSLYGLGVLSSVFIGLLKMLLVPLIFSSIVVGVSNLQAGGQLGPVWKITFLCCLTTTTLALILGISCAHLFEVGRGIDISIFQTSMQNYQAPDSLNPATFFTNFIQNTLINPFKAFSDGNVLAVVVFALLVGVALVQGGERFKSIRLLSHQFFEMMMMLVGWVMKLAPLGIFALLAKLMATEDISVLSRLAEFAVVVTGTTIFHGAVVLPLLLWIFGRMSPWTFFKGTRTALITAFATSSSSATMPLSMKCAQENLGVRPQTAGFVIPLGTQLNMDGTALYEAAAALFVANLVGLDLNLTQQIVVCLTAMIASLGAPGIPSAGMVTMIMVLQSVGLPAEAIAILLPIDRLLDTVRTVVNVQGDMMISVVVDRYTKDKDISI from the coding sequence TTGCCTACTGAAAAAAATAATGTTGATATGAACTTAAATACACAAATTCTGATTGCTGCCATTTTAGGTTTAGCCTTTGGCTTCCTGCTTACTCTGTATCCAGATACTGCTTTTGTAAAGCATAGTTTATATGGGTTAGGTGTATTAAGTAGCGTTTTTATTGGGCTACTTAAAATGTTGCTGGTGCCGTTAATTTTTAGCTCGATTGTGGTCGGAGTTTCAAATTTACAAGCGGGTGGGCAACTAGGCCCAGTTTGGAAAATCACTTTCTTGTGCTGTCTTACGACCACAACCTTGGCCTTAATTTTAGGTATTAGCTGTGCTCATTTATTTGAAGTTGGCCGTGGTATAGATATCTCAATTTTTCAGACATCTATGCAAAACTATCAAGCACCAGATAGTTTAAACCCAGCAACATTCTTTACTAACTTTATTCAAAATACTTTAATTAACCCATTTAAAGCATTTAGTGATGGAAATGTCTTAGCTGTTGTGGTGTTTGCACTACTGGTAGGTGTTGCTTTGGTTCAGGGCGGAGAGCGTTTTAAGAGCATTCGCTTATTGAGTCATCAGTTTTTTGAAATGATGATGATGTTGGTGGGTTGGGTTATGAAACTGGCCCCCTTAGGAATTTTTGCATTACTTGCTAAATTAATGGCTACAGAAGACATTTCGGTATTAAGTCGACTGGCTGAGTTTGCCGTTGTGGTAACAGGAACCACTATTTTTCATGGCGCTGTTGTTTTGCCATTATTGCTTTGGATTTTTGGTCGTATGAGTCCTTGGACTTTTTTCAAAGGCACTCGTACCGCTTTAATTACTGCATTTGCAACAAGTTCTAGCTCTGCCACTATGCCGCTGAGTATGAAGTGTGCACAGGAGAACTTGGGCGTTCGTCCTCAAACTGCGGGTTTTGTGATTCCATTAGGCACACAGCTTAATATGGATGGAACAGCTTTATATGAAGCTGCCGCAGCACTATTCGTGGCAAATCTAGTTGGGCTTGATTTAAATCTGACGCAACAAATTGTTGTGTGTTTAACTGCAATGATTGCATCACTTGGAGCACCAGGAATTCCGAGTGCGGGTATGGTCACCATGATTATGGTGTTGCAGTCTGTGGGATTGCCCGCTGAAGCGATTGCTATTTTACTTCCAATCGATCGTCTACTCGATACGGTAAGAACAGTTGTAAATGTGCAGGGTGATATGATGATTAGTGTGGTAGTAGATCGATATACCAAAGATAAAGATATCAGTATTTAA
- a CDS encoding phosphoribosyltransferase family protein, producing MFKLFSPQYLFQLLSPCLLCEIGTRDKYSLCKECWEQLPWLKQSIQRNHQSVLVACHYVYPLNQIIQQFKYEQKLHYQTLLGEILQQLKFPKVQAIVPMPISKQRLTERGFNQSLLLAKLLSKQLKIPVWQPVQRLNEHSQKGLSRLERFENIEQQFVAIKQEKRRYRRVLIIDDVITTGSSIYALSQALKQLGCTSIHASCLAAASSTSY from the coding sequence ATGTTTAAGTTGTTCAGCCCTCAATATCTTTTTCAGTTATTGTCCCCTTGCCTGTTATGTGAAATAGGAACGCGGGACAAGTACTCGCTTTGCAAAGAATGTTGGGAACAACTACCGTGGCTTAAACAGTCTATCCAACGTAATCATCAATCTGTTCTGGTGGCATGTCACTATGTATATCCACTTAACCAGATCATTCAGCAGTTTAAATATGAACAGAAATTACATTATCAAACCTTGCTTGGCGAAATTTTACAGCAATTAAAATTTCCTAAAGTGCAAGCCATTGTACCTATGCCTATTTCTAAGCAACGTTTAACTGAACGTGGTTTCAATCAATCCTTACTACTCGCCAAACTTTTAAGTAAGCAACTAAAAATACCAGTTTGGCAACCTGTACAGCGCCTTAATGAACACTCTCAAAAAGGGTTATCTCGACTCGAAAGATTTGAAAATATTGAACAGCAATTTGTTGCTATCAAGCAAGAAAAAAGACGTTACCGTCGTGTGCTTATTATTGATGATGTAATCACAACAGGAAGTTCAATTTACGCTTTGAGTCAGGCCCTCAAACAGCTAGGATGCACATCTATTCATGCAAGTTGCCTAGCTGCTGCCTCATCTACATCTTATTAA